Part of the Streptomyces sp. f51 genome is shown below.
TCCCGGAGCCGGAGACGCCGGTGACCGCGGTGAACACACCGAGCGGGAACTCGGCGGTGACCCCGCGCAGATTGTGCCGGGTCAGCGGGCCGACCGACACCCGCCCCCGGGGCCGGCGCACCGCGCGTTCCGGAGCGGGGGAGCGTTCGAAGAGGAAGCGTGCCGTCGCGGACTCCCGCACCCCCTCCAGCGCGGCGACCGGCCCGCTGTGCAGGACCCGCCCGCCGTGCTCCCCGGCCCCCGGGCCGACATCCACCAGCCAGTCGGCTCCGCGCACGACATCGAAGTGATGCTCCACCACGAACACCGAGTTGCCCGCCGCCTTCAGCCGCTCCAGCACGGTGAGCAGAGCCTCCGTGTCCGCCGGGTGCAGGCCCGCGGACGGCTCGTCCAGGACGTACACCACACCGAACAGCCCGGAGCGCAACTGCGTTGCCAGCCGCAGCCGTTGGAGCTCGCCCGCCGACAGCGTGGGGGTGGGCCGGTCGAGGCTGAGATAGCCGAGTCCGAGCTCCACGACGGGCGCGATACGGGAGGCGAGGTCCTCCGTCAGGACGCGGGCGCTCTCGGAGGTCCCGGCGCCACCGGTGAGGGACTTCACGAGCTCGACCAGCGGCAGCGCGGCCAATCGGGCGATGTCGCGCCCCGCGAACGTCACGGCCAGAGCCTCGGGCCGCAGCCTGCTGCCGCCGCACACCGCACAGGGCGCGGCGACGAGGAAGCGCTCGGCCTTGGCCCGCAGGGTGGCGCTCTTCGTGTCGGCGAAGGTCTTCATGACATAGCGCCGGGCGCTCATGTACGTGCCCTGGTACGGGCGTTGGATCCGGTCGGCCTCGCGCACCGGATGCACGGTGACCACCGGCTGCTCGTCCGTGAACAGGATCCACTCCCGCTCCTCGGCGTGCAGGTCGCGCCAGGGCCGGTCCACGTCGTGGCCGAGCGTGTCGAGGATGTCCCGCAGGTTCTTGCCCTGCCAGGCCCCGGGCCAGGCGGCGATCGCGCCCTCGCGGATCGACAGTGCGGGATCGGGGACCAGCAACTCCTCGGTCGTACGGTGGACTTGACCCAGGCCGTGGCAGGCCGGGCACGCCCCGGCCGCCGTGTTCGGGGAGAACGCGTCCGAGTCGAGCCGTTCGGCGCCCTGCGGATAGCGGCCCGCGCGCGAGAACAGCATGCGCAGCGAGTTGGACAGGTTGGTGACCGTGCCGACGGAAGACCGTGAGGTGGGTGCCGATCTGCGCTGCTGGAGGGAGACCGCGGGCGGAAGCCCGGTGATCTCCCCGACCTTCGGCGCCCCCACCTGGTGGATCAGCCGCCGGGCGTACGGGGCGACCGACTCGAAGTACCTCCGCTGCGCCTCCGCGTAGATCGTGCCGAAGGCCAGCGACGACTTCCCGGACCCCGACACACCGGTGAACACCACGAGGAGGTCCCGCGGGATGTCGACGTCGGCACCCCGCAGATTGTGCTCCCGCGCACCGCGCACGCGGACGTGGGAGTCGTGGGGGCTGCCGTCGGGGCTGGGCATCGGCGGAACTCCTGGGGGCGGCCCGTACCGCCGGCCGATGGGGCCGCGGCCCGGCCGTCGGCGGGGGCGGGGGCAAACCCCACGATTCTAGGCCGGGCCCGGTCCCGCTACCCGGATGCCTCGCGCGAGCCCCCGAGGCCGGTCCTGCCGGGCTCAGGGACGACCGGCGCGGGCGGGCCAGCGCCGGTCAGGACGGCACGTTCTCCAGGTCCAGGAGCTGTCGCTTGCGTTCCAGACCCCCGGCGTAACCGGTGAGCGCCCCGCTCGCGCCGATCACCCGGTGGCACGGGCGGACGACCAACAGGGGGTTCGCGCCGATCGCCGTTCCGACGGCACGGACCGCGGCCCTGGACGCGCCGATCCGCGCCGCGACCTCTCCGTAGCTGACCGTGGTGCCGTACGGGATGGTCTCCAGGGCCTTCCAGACACGGCGCTGGAAGTCGCTGCCGCTCGTCACGTACTCGATGTCGAAGGCGGTCAGGCGGCCGTCGAAGTACGAGCTCAGCTGGGCGACGATCTCCCGGAAGGCGTCCGCGTCCTCCTGCCAGCCGTCCTGGACGACCGCGCCGTACTTCTGGTCCGGCACGGACAGCGCCGCGAGCGCGGTGCCGCCCTTGGCGGTGGCGGACTTCTCACCCACCAGCAGCAGTCGGCCGAGCGGGCTGTCCATGGTCGTGTAGACCGTCATCGGTCCGGTCCTTTCCGAGTTCTCGCGGCGTGTTCATCCTCAACAGTGCGCCCTGCGCGGCCTTCCGTCCGGCGGGATTCGGACAGAGCGCTGGGCCGGGCGTGCCCCGGGGTCGCCCGGGACGGGCCCTCTCCGTTCCGCTGGGGTCGCGCCGGGGCCGGTGGGGGCACACGATCGAAGTCGACCACTCCGAACGGCCCAGGAGTCCCCATGGTCTGGATCCCGCAGATCTCCGGCCTCGTCGAACGGCTCGGCGCCGCCGAGCTCGCCGACGCCCTGCGCGACCCGGCGGCCGCCACCGTACCCGTCGCCCTCGACGACCCGGAGGCCGGCCGGATCAGCGGTGTCGGTGTGCTGGAGGCCTGGCTGGCCGTGCAGGACACCTGGCGGGCGGAGCGCAAGGCGGAGATCGAGGAGGTCGCCACGACGTTCGGCGGGGGGCGGGCCGTGGGGGAGTGGATCGTACGTCTGGAGGGCGAGGACGGCGGACGCATCGGGCTGCCCGTGGCGGCCGCTGTGGACCTCACCTCCACGCTGCCGGTGCGGATCCACCACTCCCGCCTGCCGCTCCTCGGCCGCCATGTGGTGCGCCGCCCCATGGTGCCGCCGGACCCTTCGGCGCGCCCCTCGGACGTCGTGGGCGCCTATCTGGACGCCCTCGGGGCGGGGGACACCGCGGCCGCCGTCGCCGCCTTCGCGCCGGACGGCACCTACCGCGGGCCGGGTGCCGACTCGGACCGGCACACCGGGACGCGGGAACTGACCGAGTTCCACGACGCCCTGTTCTCCGCGGGCGGCGGCATCCCGCTCACGCTGTGCGGCGTGACCGAGGACGGCACCCGCAGCGCGTTCGAGTATGTGGTCGACCGCTGGGGCGACGCCGGTCTGCCGGCCCAGCCGGGCCTCGCGGTGTGCGTCCGGGGCGGTGATGGCCTGATCGTGTCGGCGCGGGTCTACGACGACGTGGAAGCCCCGGTGTCGTAGGGCTGCCGGGCGTCCGAGGCGGGCAGGGATGTGTCCTCGGATCCCCCGCCCCGGGATCCGGCCCCGGACCTCCCCCACCCCACCGGCAGTGAGAGCAGGAGTGAGCATGCGGTATGTGAAGCTCGGTTCGACGGGCCTCGACGTCTCCCGGATCTGCCTCGGCTGCATGAGTTTCGGTCTGCCCGACCGTGGCGTCCACACGTGGACCCTGGACGAGGAGGCCTCGCGCCCCCTGATCCGGCAGGCACTGGAGTCCGGGATCACCTTCTTCGACACGGCCAACGTCTACTCGGACGGCACCAGCGAGGAGATCGTCGGACGTGCGCTCGGCGCGTTCGCGCGCCGCGACGAGATCGTGATCGCCAGCAAGGTCAACGGCGCGATGCACGAGGGCCCCAACGGCCGCGGTCTGTCCCGCAAGGCGATCATGACGGAGATCGACAACAGCCTGCGCCGTCTCGGCACCGACTACATCGACCTCTACCAGATCCACCGCTTCGACCACCGCACCCCCGTCGAGGAGACGATGGAGGCGCTGCACGACGTGGTCAAGGCGGGCAAGGTCCGCTACCTCGGGGCGAGTTCGATGTACGCGTGGGAGTTCTCCAAGGCCCAGTACACGGCCACGCTGCACGGCTGGACCCGCTTCGTGGCCATGCAGAACCACTACAACCTCCTCTATCGCGAGGAGGAGCGCGAGATGCTGCCGCTCTGCGCGGACCAGGGGGTCGGCGTCCTGCCGTGGAGCCCGCTCGCCCGCGGCCGGCTCACCCGTGACTGGGACACGTCCACCGAGCGCAGCCGGGGCGACGAGTTCGGCCGCAAGCTGTACCAGGAGGGCGACCGCGAGATCGTCGACGCCGTCGGGCGCATCGCCGCCGAGCGCGGGGTACCGCGTGCCAGGGTGGCGCTCGCCTGGCTGCTGGGGCGCGACGGCGTGACCGCGCCCATCGTCGGTGCCACCCGGGCGGGTCACATCGAGGACGCGGTGGCCTCGCTCGGCCTGGAGCTCTCCGACAAGGAGACCGAGGAACTGGAGCGGCCGTACACGCCCCGCGCGATCAGCGGTCACTGAGGCGTACGAGGGGCCGCGGGACCGACGGGAATTACGTGCGGAATGGCGCTCGGATGAGCGCGTGAGAGCGCTCCCATTGTGGAGACTTCGGGACGGAAGGTCGGGTGGCCCGGTTTCCGAATTTCTTTTGGAGTGCACCGGCTGACATTTGGTCAATATTCCCGGCGGTGCCGCATTAGGAGAAAATCCGGGATCGCTTGTTCCGGCTCGTCGCCCTGTGCAAAGGTGAGCGTTGTCGGCGTGCAGACAATAGTGGTCTCGTTCTGCACGCGTGCGGCGCGCCCGCTTCCCCTCGCCCGAAAGGGCTGCCAGGGGTGATCGTTCGCGACGTCACCCCGCATGGGCGGACCGTCCGGATCTGGCGGGCGGTCTCCATACCGATTGGTATGGACTATTTGCCGCGCAGCCTTTGGAAGGAAAGCGGACGTGAATGACGGAACGCTGTCTCATTCGTCTGACCCCGACCGCTTGTTCGAGGTGTCGGATGAACGGCTCGCGGCCGAGCTGAAGAAGCAGGGAGGCGCGACAGCGAACTATCCCGTCGGAGAACTCCTGGACCGCCACTGGGAGGCCGTCTTCTCTTACGCGCGGCTGTGCACCGCCGGTGTACGGCCCGCCGGAATGCTCACCACCGCATCATTCACGCGTCTGTTCGGGGATTCGCTGCACCAGGGCGGGCCGAGCGCCGCCTGGCGCCCCCAGCTGCTCGTCACCGTCCGCCGCATAGCCGCCGAGTGGCTCACGGACCAGCGGCGCGACCTGCTCCATCCCGAGCTCCTGGCCGGGGCCGGCCGGGAGGGCGGTGAGGACCGGGCGGCCGCCCGCCTGCTGCCGCCGGAGGGCAGGCGTCTGATCTCGCGCGCGTTCCAGCGGCTGCCCGAACCGGCCCGCTGTCTGCTGTGGCACGGTGAGGTGGAGGCCGAGCGACCCGAGGTCCCGGCGGCCCTGTTGGGGATCTTCCCCGAGGACGCGGTGACCGAACTGGAGCGGGCCAGGGAGCGGCTGCGCCAGGGCTGTCTGGAGATCCACCACGAACTCGCCCCCAGCCAGGAGTGCCGCCGCTACCACCGCATGCTCGACGTCTCCTTCCGGCGCGGCGGCCTCGATCTCGACCCCGATCTGCGCGGCCACATGGACGCGTGCGGACACTGTCGTTACGCGGCCGACCAGTTGAGCCGGTTCAACGGCGACCTCGCCCTCCCGCTCGCCGAGGCGGTGCTCGGCTGGGGCGCGCACGCCTACGCGGCCTCCCGTCGGGCACGGGCCGCCGCCGCGGAGACGGCCGGACAGCCGACCGACGGCGGGACCGGCCAGGGCGTGGCCTTCGCCGATGGGGCCGGCCAGGGCGTGGCCTTCGACGACGGGGTCACGGGTGCGGGCGGTGGCCCGGGTTTCGCCGGGGGAGTGATGGGCGCGGGCTTCGGCGACGGAGTCACGGGTGCCGGCGGCGCCACGGGGTTCGGCGACGCAGTCGCGGGGGCCGGCGGCCGTCCGGGCCCCGGGAGCGACCCCATCGTCGAGTTCCTGCCCGACACCGGCGACGTACGCCCGCCCGGCCCCTTCCCGTACGCCCCGGCGGACACCTCCGGGTACACCGGCGCCCCGCCCGCCGGCCTCGACGCGACCGCGCGGCAGTCGGTCCTCCCGTCCGAACGGGAAGCACCCGCCCCCGAGGAGGAGGACCGCGCCGCCCGCCGCCGGGGCACCCCCCGCTCCGGCGGAACGCGGGCCTCCCGCAGGGCCGGCGGCCACAAGGCGTCCCGGCGCGCACCGGGACCCCGCACCATCGCCACCGCCGTGCTGACCCTCGGCGCGCTGATCACGGTCCCCCTGGTCCTCTGGGCGTCCGACGGCGGCTCCAAGGACCGGCACGGTACGACCGACGGCGGCCACTCCAGCGCGGCACCGAGCCGGGGCACGAACCCGTCGTGGGTCGGCACCGGAGGGAAGAAGGACGGCACCGCGCGCGGCCGGCTGCGCAACGCCGCGACCGGGCTGTGCGTCGGCTTCGCCGGAACAGCGCCCGTGAGCGGGGCCGAGGCCCGGCTCGTCACCTGCTCCTCGGACTCGGCCGCCCAGTGGTCGTACGCGCCCGACGGACTCCTGCGCGAAGCGGACCACCCGAGCCTGTGTCTCGACTCGCACCTCGGCTACTCCGTCCAACTGGCCGCCTGTACGGGCCCGTCGCAGCCGGCCACGAAGAACGTCCGCTACGACTTCACCCTCCAGGGCATGCTCGTACCGCGCTGGAACCAGGATCTGGCCCTCGCCCCCGCCTCGTCCGAGGGGGAGTCGGCGCTCGTCCTCAAACTCCGCGACGACGAGCCGGTCCAGCACTGGACGCTCGACACCTCCTCGCCCTCGCTCCAACTGGAGGTCGTCAACTGGGACTCCACCACCGGCGACGCGAAGGGACGCTCGACCAAGACGCCGTCCACGATGCCACCGCCGGCCACCACCACCCCGACGCCCACCGCGAGCCCCGGCCACACCGCCCCCTCCGCGGAGTCGTCCGAAGACCCCTGCGCCCCGGCGTCCTCCTTCTGCTCGGGGGACGGCGTCAACGGCACGGCCCGGGACGGCGGTTACGGTACGGGCTTCGGGTCCGGCGGCTACGGATCGTCCGGCGGAGGGGGCCGGGGCGGCCGCCGTTGACGTCACGGACTCCGGCGGCCCCTCGGCTCCTGCCCCGGGCCGTCAGGAGGTGGCGGTGCCGGACGAGGACGGGGCGGAACCCGTGGAGCCTGCCGCGCCCAGGAACTCGGCCCAGCCGCCGAGCGGTGACTGTCCCGGAGTGAGGGTGCGCAACTTCCGCAGGACCGCCGGGTCCTGGGCCTCCAGCCAGTGCACCAGCTGGCGGAACGAGACCATCCGGACCTCGTCGTGGCCCGCCATCCGGGAGAGCGCCTCCTCGACGGCGTCCATGTAGATGCCGCCGTTCCAGCGCTCGAAGTGGTTGCCGATGAAGAACGGGGCCCGGTTGCTCTCGTAGGCGCGCCGGAAGCCCGCGAGATAGCTGTCGCGGGCCTGAGCGCGCCAGGCGTCGTACTGCGTGCGGTCGCCGAGCGGGTTGGCGTGCGACTGATTGGCCATCAGGTTGTAGTCCATCGACAGGACTTGGAAGGAGTGGCCGGGAAAGGGGATGGACTGGAGCGGGAAGTCCCAGAGTTTGCCGCCCTGCACCTTGGAGGGCCACATCTGAAGTCCGCCGGGTGAGCTGGCGTCGTACTTCCAGCCGAGGGCGGCCGCCGTCGGGAGCAGGTTCGACTGCCCTTCGAGACAGGGCGTCCGGCCGCCGGTCAGCTCCTTGTCGTAGTCGAACGGCAGCGGTTCCAGGTCGGTGAAGCCGGTGTTGGTCCGCCACTCCTTGACGAATGTCTTCGCCTGCTCTATCTCGCTGCGCCACTCGGAGGGGGACCAGCGGCGCACCCCGTCCGGGCCGCAGAAGTGACCGTTGAAATGGGTGCCGATCTCGTGGCCCTCCAGCCAGGCCGCCCGTATCTGCTGGAGCGTCGAGTGGATGTGCCGGTCGGAGAGGTAGCCGATGGCGGAGGCGCCGACCGGGTGCTGCGGCGGGTGGTAGAGGTTCTTCTTCGACTCCGGCAGGGTGTAGATGCCGCTGAGGAAGAACGTCATCGACGCCCCGTGGTCGGCGGCGATCTTGCGGAAGCGGGAGAAGAGCTTGTTGCTCAGTTCGCCCGCGCCGTCCCAGGAGAAGACGACGAACTGCGGCGGCCGTTCACCCGGCTTCAGCCGCTCCGCCTTCGGCTGCTTCGGCTGGGCCCCGGTGTCGGCCGTGGAGCCGTCGCCGATCGGTTTGGCCTTCGGGGGCCGTGCCGCGGCGGCGCCGCCGCCCACGGACCAGTCCCGCGACGAGCAGGCCGACAGGGCTCCCAGCGCGCCCGCCGACGCCGTCGCGGCCAGCAGCCGCCTGCGTGAGACACCGCTCATGATTCATCCCCCGTGTTTCTCGGCGCCGGCCCGGGTCGAGGGACCGGCGCCATCGTCGGTACGACGCTCCGTTCATGGGGTGCGTCAAACGGTGGGATGCGCGGAATTCCGGAAAGGGTCGCGGGAAGCGGGACGCGTTGCCGTTCTGTGACAAACCCACCACCCGAGGGGCGGGTGGTGGGCAGGGGGACGTCCTCGGGCAGGGCGCCGACCGGGCGGGTCAGGCGCTCCGTCGCCGTCCTCGCGCCCGCCCGGGTGCCGTCACGGGCGTGCGGTCAGGGGGCGGTCCCGGGGCTGAGGACGGTCAGGCGGACCGAGGACGCGTTGCCGGACACGGGCACCTCGCCCTGGGTCCAGGCCACCTTGAGGGAGTCCAGCTCGTCGGGCGGAGTGACGATCAGGGAGGCGGGAGTCGCCGTGTTCGCCCCGCTGATCGACGGGTTGGAGAAGGTCAGGCCCGACCAGGCGCTGTGCCCGGGCGCGAGCACGATCGTCGTCGGGGTGCCCGGGGTCCGCTGGGGGTCGGGTCCGAGCTGCTTGCCGGAGGCGTCGACGAAGGCCGCGCCGGGGTAGCCGCGCACGGTGCAGGTGTGCCCCGACCTGTTGGTCAGCACGAGCGGGAAGTTCTCCTGCCCAGCGCCGGGGTCGTTGCGGCCGACGGAGGCGCGCAGTTCCGAGGTGTGGCAGCGGGCGGTACCGTGGGTGCCCCCGGAGGCGGCCGGGGCCGACGCGGATCCGCTCGCCTTCCCCGTCCCTGTCCCCGTGCCCGTCCCCGCCTTCTTCGTCGGCGTGCTCGCGGCCGTGCTCGCGCCGCCGGTGGAACCCCCCTTCGTGCCCGTGTCGCCGGACGCCGGACCCGCCGTGCCGGGAACGGTCTTCGGAGCGCTCTGAGGGGAGCCGTTGTTGCAGCCGGTCAGCAGGCTGAGCAGGGCGGCACCCGCGAGCAGCGCGGCCCGCCGGGCGGCGGGTGAAGGACGGCGCGTGGACACCGTGCCGTGCCGGTCCGTGTCCGCCACCGTCCGCGGGAAGGTCGACATGTCACCACTCCTTGCCATTCTGCGTACGAGCTCATCGCACATGCGCGGGGTGCGTCGCCCCCCGTCACTACTCTTGGATGCGCCCGGGGACCGAAAAGTTCTCGGGATGTCTGACGGGTTTCCCGGGGACCGCCCGTCCAGGATCAGGCCTTGAGGCGTACGGAGCCGATCACGCCGTCGGCCGTGTCGTCCCCGCCGCTCTCCTGGCGGACCTGTACGTACACCTGCGGTTCCCCGCCGCCTCCCGCGGCGGTCAGCGCGGCCTCGGTGACACGGCCGTCCTTGCCCGGACAGGCGTCCCAGGTCCGTATCAGCCCGTGCCAGCGCGCGCCGGAGTAGGAGCGGCTTCCCGCGTAGTGGCATCCCGGGTGCGTGATGGCGCGGACCTCGCCGGTCACGTCACCGTGTTCGCCGAGTCCGACGAAGGCTCCGTCGACGCCGGCGC
Proteins encoded:
- a CDS encoding excinuclease ABC subunit UvrA, with the translated sequence MPSPDGSPHDSHVRVRGAREHNLRGADVDIPRDLLVVFTGVSGSGKSSLAFGTIYAEAQRRYFESVAPYARRLIHQVGAPKVGEITGLPPAVSLQQRRSAPTSRSSVGTVTNLSNSLRMLFSRAGRYPQGAERLDSDAFSPNTAAGACPACHGLGQVHRTTEELLVPDPALSIREGAIAAWPGAWQGKNLRDILDTLGHDVDRPWRDLHAEEREWILFTDEQPVVTVHPVREADRIQRPYQGTYMSARRYVMKTFADTKSATLRAKAERFLVAAPCAVCGGSRLRPEALAVTFAGRDIARLAALPLVELVKSLTGGAGTSESARVLTEDLASRIAPVVELGLGYLSLDRPTPTLSAGELQRLRLATQLRSGLFGVVYVLDEPSAGLHPADTEALLTVLERLKAAGNSVFVVEHHFDVVRGADWLVDVGPGAGEHGGRVLHSGPVAALEGVRESATARFLFERSPAPERAVRRPRGRVSVGPLTRHNLRGVTAEFPLGVFTAVTGVSGSGKSTLIGEVTGELPGVGRLVGVDQKPIGRTPRSNLATYTGLFDVVRKVFAATKEAGARGYGVGRFSFNVPGGRCETCQGEGFVSVELLFLPSTYAPCPDCGGARYNPETLEVTYRGRNIAQILDLTVEAAARFFADADTPAVTRSLGTLLDVGLGYLRLGQPATELSGGEAQRIKLASELQRIRRGHTFYLLDEPTTGLHPADVEVLMRQLHGLVDAGHTVVVVEHDMTVVAGADWVIDLGPGGGDEGGRIVACGPPGEVARAAGRTAPYLARALAGRR
- a CDS encoding DUF4232 domain-containing protein, which encodes MSTFPRTVADTDRHGTVSTRRPSPAARRAALLAGAALLSLLTGCNNGSPQSAPKTVPGTAGPASGDTGTKGGSTGGASTAASTPTKKAGTGTGTGTGKASGSASAPAASGGTHGTARCHTSELRASVGRNDPGAGQENFPLVLTNRSGHTCTVRGYPGAAFVDASGKQLGPDPQRTPGTPTTIVLAPGHSAWSGLTFSNPSISGANTATPASLIVTPPDELDSLKVAWTQGEVPVSGNASSVRLTVLSPGTAP
- a CDS encoding methylated-DNA--[protein]-cysteine S-methyltransferase; the protein is MTVYTTMDSPLGRLLLVGEKSATAKGGTALAALSVPDQKYGAVVQDGWQEDADAFREIVAQLSSYFDGRLTAFDIEYVTSGSDFQRRVWKALETIPYGTTVSYGEVAARIGASRAAVRAVGTAIGANPLLVVRPCHRVIGASGALTGYAGGLERKRQLLDLENVPS
- a CDS encoding aldo/keto reductase, encoding MRYVKLGSTGLDVSRICLGCMSFGLPDRGVHTWTLDEEASRPLIRQALESGITFFDTANVYSDGTSEEIVGRALGAFARRDEIVIASKVNGAMHEGPNGRGLSRKAIMTEIDNSLRRLGTDYIDLYQIHRFDHRTPVEETMEALHDVVKAGKVRYLGASSMYAWEFSKAQYTATLHGWTRFVAMQNHYNLLYREEEREMLPLCADQGVGVLPWSPLARGRLTRDWDTSTERSRGDEFGRKLYQEGDREIVDAVGRIAAERGVPRARVALAWLLGRDGVTAPIVGATRAGHIEDAVASLGLELSDKETEELERPYTPRAISGH
- a CDS encoding nuclear transport factor 2 family protein; this translates as MVWIPQISGLVERLGAAELADALRDPAAATVPVALDDPEAGRISGVGVLEAWLAVQDTWRAERKAEIEEVATTFGGGRAVGEWIVRLEGEDGGRIGLPVAAAVDLTSTLPVRIHHSRLPLLGRHVVRRPMVPPDPSARPSDVVGAYLDALGAGDTAAAVAAFAPDGTYRGPGADSDRHTGTRELTEFHDALFSAGGGIPLTLCGVTEDGTRSAFEYVVDRWGDAGLPAQPGLAVCVRGGDGLIVSARVYDDVEAPVS
- a CDS encoding ricin-type beta-trefoil lectin domain protein, with amino-acid sequence MLTTASFTRLFGDSLHQGGPSAAWRPQLLVTVRRIAAEWLTDQRRDLLHPELLAGAGREGGEDRAAARLLPPEGRRLISRAFQRLPEPARCLLWHGEVEAERPEVPAALLGIFPEDAVTELERARERLRQGCLEIHHELAPSQECRRYHRMLDVSFRRGGLDLDPDLRGHMDACGHCRYAADQLSRFNGDLALPLAEAVLGWGAHAYAASRRARAAAAETAGQPTDGGTGQGVAFADGAGQGVAFDDGVTGAGGGPGFAGGVMGAGFGDGVTGAGGATGFGDAVAGAGGRPGPGSDPIVEFLPDTGDVRPPGPFPYAPADTSGYTGAPPAGLDATARQSVLPSEREAPAPEEEDRAARRRGTPRSGGTRASRRAGGHKASRRAPGPRTIATAVLTLGALITVPLVLWASDGGSKDRHGTTDGGHSSAAPSRGTNPSWVGTGGKKDGTARGRLRNAATGLCVGFAGTAPVSGAEARLVTCSSDSAAQWSYAPDGLLREADHPSLCLDSHLGYSVQLAACTGPSQPATKNVRYDFTLQGMLVPRWNQDLALAPASSEGESALVLKLRDDEPVQHWTLDTSSPSLQLEVVNWDSTTGDAKGRSTKTPSTMPPPATTTPTPTASPGHTAPSAESSEDPCAPASSFCSGDGVNGTARDGGYGTGFGSGGYGSSGGGGRGGRR